The DNA window ggctctcagtgttcagtgtgcaggttctgtgtctaatatggcccaacgcctatttgctcgaacccgccaagttgaatcattggcggctgaagtgatgagtctcaaacaggagattagagggctcaagcataagaataaacagttgcaccggctcgcacatgactatgctacaaacatgaagaggaagcttgaccagatgaaggaatctgatggtcaggttttacttgatcatcagagatttgtgggtttgttccaaaggcatttattgccttcgtcttctggggctgtaccgcgtaatgaagctccaaatgatcaacctctgatgcctcctccttctagggttttgtccagtactgaggctccgaatgatcctcctccggtgccttctctttctggggctctaccgactgctgagacttctcctaagcaacctttgtgaaggctccctcttgtttgtttattttgactcaagtatatgtacatatttgtaacttatcggggatatcaataaataagctttccttcatttcaacgtattgtgttaaatacaccaaagccttcttcgctaagttctttgaaaaaagaaacatcaaacaaacaaaaaaatataataaatgcaAAATCGTGCGATGCAAGGAATAATATTACTTCAGAGTTGACATTACTCGTTCCAAAGATTATAATTATTAGCTAGGCCTTCAGGAGAGCCTTTGCCAAAGTCAGCGGATCGGAAGCTAGTACCCAATTACCTAGTACCACTCCTTCAATAACTTGGCAAGTTTGACCTTGACTTTAGCTTCTGGCCGCACCGATTTTCTTGATCATCTTCATCTACATATTTCATAATCCGCTCGTAATCTGATAACCCaaatttcttgcttttctatctTGTCCTCAGCTATGTTTGGAAGGAGTGGTGGACGCTGCTGTAACGTTGTATGTTGCTTCTGCATATTCTACAACACCATCTTCTGCTCCGTCCTTGCCCTCCTCATATTCGTCTTCATCTTCAATCCCCAAGAGCCGAAATTCACCATCACCGATGCCTCTCTTACCCGATTCAATTTCACCGACGATAACAACACCCTCCACTACAACCTCGCTCTCAACATCACCATCCGAAACCCTAACAGAAGGGTTGGCATATACTACCGCCGCATCCAGGTCATAGCCAACTATAGAAAGAAGCGGTTTGCTATGGTGACATTACCTTCGGCGCCATTTTACCAAGGCCATAAGAACACAACCATTTTAAATCATGTACTAGTTGAAGGGCAACAGTTGGTGGTGTTTGGGGAACGTGACCTTTCCCAGTTGAACTCAGAGGCTGCTGCCGGGCTTTACAGTATTGATTTGAAGCTTGCTCTTCGGGTAAGAGCCAGGTATGGAAAGTTCAAGCCACCCAATTACAAGCCATATTACAAGATTGACTGCTCGCTGAAAGTTCCTTTCAGTTCAAATGAAACATCTCCAATTGCATTCAAGGCTACAC is part of the Malus domestica chromosome 12, GDT2T_hap1 genome and encodes:
- the LOC103454524 gene encoding NDR1/HIN1-like protein 3 → MFGRSGGRCCNVVCCFCIFYNTIFCSVLALLIFVFIFNPQEPKFTITDASLTRFNFTDDNNTLHYNLALNITIRNPNRRVGIYYRRIQVIANYRKKRFAMVTLPSAPFYQGHKNTTILNHVLVEGQQLVVFGERDLSQLNSEAAAGLYSIDLKLALRVRARYGKFKPPNYKPYYKIDCSLKVPFSSNETSPIAFKATQCWNVYLFSNPGD